From Xylocopilactobacillus apis, a single genomic window includes:
- the polA gene encoding DNA polymerase I — MTKEKLLLLDGNSLTYRSFFALNVKNFTNHEGIPTNAIYGLKRILDSIMKEVKPTNVLVAFDVSDKTFRTRMYADYKGSRSKMPDELSIQFPYVFEMLKLLGIKTYQLSDYEADDIIGTLAKKANTNGIDVAIVTGDRDLTQLVRENSTVFITQKGFSNYETYTPEHLKEKLGISPQQIIDMKALTGDTSDNYPGVQGIGEKTALKLLKQFPSVEEIYDHIDELKKSKMKTNLLRDREQAFRAKQLATINTDSPVKITIDDTKIQPIDEENLNKFFKKLDMKSFISSSNNLKKIEKKVPPYKVLNSENIDEVKDLKEPLIYFETFDSNYHQADIKAFIISERDKIFVSKDLKNLNDDLISHFSKIWTFDAKKTFILANRYHLSLPKIGYDLMISSYVDDSGHSNEGLTATINDYFDDFILSDDVVYGKGVKIAMPENDKSLYEHLVKKAEGYFLSKDVVDAHLRMHEQERLLNEIELPLSMVLAKMELEGIKLNKSELKSMGKEFDFNITDLQSKIYTEVGQEFNLNSPKQLADILFNVMKLPPSRKTKTGYSTSVDVLEELRPHSQAVGWILDYRQLAKLKSTYIDGLQKFDFGDGIVHTRFLQTMTSTGRLSSVDPNLQNIPARGSGKIIRKAFTSRQNGWKLFSSDYSQIELRVLAHISGDPNMIKAFEDDRDIHQATAEKIYHLEPGSEITPDMRRVAKATNFGIVYGISDYGLAKNIGVTRKDAAAFIQAYFEQYPMVKTFMDNSVKFAREKGYVETLSLRRRYLPDIHAKNFNLRHFAERTAMNTPIQGSAADIIKIAMISIQNYLNEHQLETKMILQVHDELTFEVAPGEEDSISSIVPKLMDSAFKLKVPLKVESHFGQTWFDVH; from the coding sequence ATGACTAAAGAAAAATTACTGCTACTTGATGGCAATTCACTTACTTATCGTTCCTTCTTTGCGTTAAATGTTAAAAACTTTACCAATCACGAAGGAATCCCTACTAACGCAATATATGGATTAAAAAGAATTTTAGATTCAATTATGAAGGAAGTTAAACCAACAAACGTTTTGGTTGCTTTTGATGTTTCTGATAAAACATTTAGAACTAGAATGTACGCTGATTATAAAGGTTCTAGGTCAAAAATGCCTGACGAATTATCAATACAATTCCCATATGTTTTTGAAATGCTTAAATTATTAGGTATAAAAACATATCAGCTTTCTGACTATGAGGCTGACGATATCATTGGAACATTAGCAAAAAAAGCTAATACTAATGGTATTGATGTTGCTATTGTTACAGGAGATCGTGACTTAACTCAATTAGTCCGCGAAAATTCAACGGTTTTTATTACCCAAAAAGGGTTTAGTAATTATGAAACATATACTCCTGAACACTTGAAAGAAAAACTAGGAATAAGTCCTCAGCAAATAATTGATATGAAAGCTTTGACGGGGGACACTTCAGATAATTATCCTGGTGTTCAAGGAATCGGTGAAAAAACTGCCTTAAAATTATTAAAACAATTTCCTAGTGTTGAAGAAATTTACGATCATATTGATGAACTAAAAAAAAGTAAAATGAAAACAAATTTACTTCGTGATCGTGAACAGGCATTCAGGGCTAAACAACTTGCAACTATTAACACTGATTCGCCAGTTAAAATAACGATTGATGACACAAAAATTCAACCAATTGATGAGGAAAATTTAAACAAATTTTTTAAAAAACTAGATATGAAATCTTTTATTTCAAGCTCTAATAATTTAAAGAAAATAGAAAAGAAAGTTCCTCCATATAAAGTTTTAAATAGTGAAAATATTGACGAAGTTAAAGATTTAAAAGAACCATTAATATATTTTGAAACTTTCGATAGTAATTATCATCAAGCTGACATCAAAGCATTTATTATCTCTGAAAGAGATAAAATTTTTGTAAGCAAAGATTTAAAAAATTTAAATGATGATCTCATTTCACATTTCTCTAAGATCTGGACCTTTGATGCTAAAAAAACATTTATTTTAGCTAATCGCTATCATCTTTCTTTACCTAAAATCGGTTATGATCTCATGATTTCTTCTTATGTCGATGACTCAGGTCATAGCAATGAAGGCCTTACGGCTACAATTAATGATTATTTTGATGATTTTATTTTATCTGATGACGTTGTTTATGGTAAAGGCGTTAAAATTGCAATGCCGGAAAATGATAAATCATTATACGAACATTTAGTTAAAAAAGCTGAAGGGTATTTTTTAAGTAAAGATGTTGTCGATGCTCATCTAAGGATGCATGAACAAGAACGGCTTTTAAATGAGATCGAATTACCCCTTTCGATGGTTTTAGCAAAGATGGAACTGGAAGGGATTAAATTAAATAAATCTGAACTTAAGAGCATGGGAAAAGAATTTGATTTTAATATAACTGATCTTCAATCAAAAATTTATACTGAAGTTGGTCAAGAATTTAATTTAAATTCACCGAAACAATTGGCTGACATTCTCTTTAATGTTATGAAATTGCCACCTTCAAGAAAAACTAAGACCGGATATTCTACTTCTGTAGATGTACTGGAAGAATTACGACCCCATTCACAAGCTGTTGGTTGGATTCTTGATTACCGACAACTCGCAAAATTAAAATCTACTTACATTGACGGATTACAAAAATTTGATTTTGGTGATGGGATAGTTCATACAAGATTTTTACAAACTATGACCTCAACCGGTCGACTTTCTTCAGTTGATCCGAATTTGCAGAATATTCCTGCTCGCGGCTCTGGAAAAATAATCAGAAAAGCATTTACTTCAAGACAAAATGGTTGGAAATTGTTCTCTTCAGATTATTCTCAAATTGAATTAAGAGTTTTGGCACATATTTCTGGAGATCCAAATATGATTAAAGCCTTTGAAGACGATCGAGACATCCATCAAGCGACTGCCGAAAAAATATATCACTTAGAACCTGGATCTGAAATAACGCCTGATATGAGAAGAGTTGCTAAAGCAACTAATTTTGGTATCGTATACGGAATTTCTGATTATGGGTTAGCTAAGAATATTGGCGTAACCAGAAAAGATGCTGCAGCATTTATTCAAGCTTACTTTGAACAATATCCAATGGTTAAAACATTTATGGATAATTCAGTAAAATTTGCAAGAGAAAAAGGATACGTTGAAACTTTATCATTAAGGCGTCGATATTTACCGGATATTCATGCTAAGAATTTTAATTTAAGACATTTTGCTGAAAGAACTGCAATGAATACACCAATTCAAGGCTCCGCTGCGGATATAATTAAAATAGCAATGATTAGTATTCAAAATTATCTTAATGAACACCAGTTAGAGACTAAAATGATTCTCCAAGTTCACGATGAATTAACCTTTGAAGTAGCACCTGGAGAAGAGGATTCGATTAGTTCAATCGTACCGAAATTAATGGATTCTGCATTTAAATTAAAAGTTCCACTTAAGGTGGAAAGTCATTTTGGTCAAACCTGGTTTGATGTACATTAG
- the mutM gene encoding DNA-formamidopyrimidine glycosylase — translation MPELPEVQTVVNNLTPLIIDHTIKNIDVYYPKMIQNDLDEFTNTLKGLKFTGIRRRGKYILFDLNHGKTLISHLRMEGKYSVLESSDQIPKHTHVVFNFDNGQRLAYHDTRKFGRMHLVDTSKVDVTKEIKKLGLEPFDKSFTGDALYQLLEKKKGKIKVVLLSQEVVVGLGNIYVDEVLYYAKIHPASIANHLTKEDAELICEGSKKILKSAIKYGGTTIFSFKNANGQIGHFQDHLKVHSQDGKTCERDGNPISKIKLDGRSTYFCSKCQILK, via the coding sequence ATGCCCGAATTACCTGAAGTGCAAACAGTTGTTAATAATCTAACTCCTTTAATTATCGATCATACTATTAAAAATATTGATGTTTATTATCCTAAGATGATCCAAAACGATTTAGATGAATTTACCAATACTTTAAAAGGTTTAAAATTTACCGGAATTAGAAGAAGGGGTAAATATATTCTATTTGATTTAAATCATGGGAAGACTTTAATCAGCCATTTGAGAATGGAAGGAAAATACAGTGTTTTGGAATCTAGCGATCAAATTCCAAAACACACTCATGTTGTTTTTAATTTTGATAATGGTCAAAGATTAGCGTATCACGATACTCGCAAATTTGGCCGAATGCACCTTGTAGATACTTCTAAAGTTGACGTTACTAAAGAAATTAAAAAATTAGGCCTTGAACCTTTTGATAAATCATTTACTGGTGATGCACTATATCAATTACTAGAAAAGAAAAAAGGAAAAATAAAAGTCGTTTTACTCTCCCAAGAAGTAGTAGTTGGTTTAGGAAATATTTATGTAGACGAAGTTCTTTATTATGCTAAAATTCATCCTGCTTCAATTGCCAATCATTTAACCAAGGAAGATGCTGAATTAATTTGTGAAGGCTCAAAGAAAATTTTAAAAAGTGCAATTAAGTATGGTGGAACTACGATCTTTAGTTTTAAAAATGCTAACGGACAGATTGGGCACTTTCAAGATCATTTAAAAGTTCATAGCCAGGATGGTAAAACTTGTGAAAGAGACGGTAATCCAATTAGTAAAATTAAGTTAGATGGCCGATCTACTTACTTTTGTTCAAAATGTCAAATTCTCAAATAA
- the coaE gene encoding dephospho-CoA kinase (Dephospho-CoA kinase (CoaE) performs the final step in coenzyme A biosynthesis.) encodes MSNSQIIGITGGIGTGKSYVGNIIRSLGFLVLDSDKIAHDVLNENKVIEIIENNFGAEVLTENGLINRKALGNIVFKNSLKLSLLNHLLDPYLRSAIINQLKVASKPVFIEIQLLYEQHYEEYLDQVIVIYADNQTAANRIQERDHVNLDFAKKKISSQMPISEKIKKADYVIDTTKNNVKEQVIDFLNKIDLLKVNKE; translated from the coding sequence ATGTCAAATTCTCAAATAATTGGAATTACCGGGGGGATCGGAACCGGCAAATCTTACGTTGGAAACATAATCCGCTCACTTGGATTTCTTGTTTTAGATTCTGATAAAATTGCCCACGATGTTTTAAATGAAAATAAAGTAATTGAAATTATCGAAAATAATTTTGGAGCCGAAGTTCTAACAGAAAACGGATTAATTAATCGAAAAGCTTTAGGCAATATTGTTTTTAAAAATTCTCTAAAATTATCTTTACTTAATCATTTATTAGATCCTTATTTGAGATCTGCCATTATAAATCAATTAAAAGTTGCATCAAAACCAGTTTTCATTGAAATTCAATTATTATATGAACAGCATTATGAAGAATATTTAGATCAAGTCATAGTAATCTATGCAGATAATCAAACTGCTGCTAATCGAATTCAGGAAAGAGATCATGTTAATCTAGATTTTGCAAAAAAGAAAATTTCCAGCCAAATGCCGATTAGTGAAAAAATCAAAAAGGCAGACTATGTTATAGATACAACTAAGAATAATGTTAAAGAACAGGTTATAGATTTTTTAAATAAAATAGATCTTTTGAAAGTTAATAAGGAGTAA
- a CDS encoding Bax inhibitor-1/YccA family protein — MQNDPYNNNEDRIVGNRDQQTGGPKIRVNSEHDSELSKYFGLVYMIMFAGVAITTFISWLLAYPLRETFVDFLYKGGTFAILLVTFAPLVLVFVMGHNARKDASKTVNLAIFFIMSACYGITLSVTLMASNVGSIVNALGVTAIIFLLMSIVGRNTKNDLQRGRRTAMIILIGVIAISIINIFLRSTMMEWIIDYAILGIFTWLIASDQQNIKTTYYQLQDSGASSTTMSNYATWSALDLYLDVLNIFMVLIEIFGGGNSRN; from the coding sequence ATGCAAAATGATCCTTATAATAACAATGAAGACCGGATAGTTGGAAATCGAGATCAACAGACGGGTGGTCCAAAAATACGAGTAAACAGTGAACATGATTCTGAATTATCTAAATATTTTGGTTTAGTTTATATGATCATGTTTGCTGGAGTTGCGATCACCACATTTATTTCTTGGCTCCTTGCTTATCCTTTAAGAGAAACATTCGTTGATTTTTTGTATAAGGGAGGCACTTTTGCAATTTTACTTGTTACATTTGCTCCCTTAGTTTTAGTTTTTGTGATGGGACATAACGCTCGTAAAGATGCCTCTAAAACAGTAAATTTAGCAATATTTTTTATTATGTCGGCGTGCTATGGTATTACTTTATCTGTCACTTTAATGGCAAGTAATGTAGGAAGTATTGTTAATGCCCTTGGAGTAACTGCAATTATATTTTTATTGATGTCTATTGTAGGAAGGAATACAAAAAATGACCTACAAAGAGGCCGAAGAACGGCGATGATAATTTTAATAGGTGTCATTGCCATTTCAATAATTAATATATTTTTACGTTCGACAATGATGGAATGGATTATTGATTATGCAATCTTAGGAATCTTTACATGGCTAATCGCAAGTGACCAACAAAATATAAAAACTACTTATTATCAATTACAGGATAGTGGTGCATCAAGCACCACGATGTCAAATTATGCAACATGGTCAGCTTTGGATCTTTATCTTGATGTATTAAATATTTTCATGGTTTTAATTGAAATATTTGGTGGCGGGAATAGCCGTAATTAG
- the nrdR gene encoding transcriptional regulator NrdR: protein MKCPNCGYADTRVVDSRPTKLNTAIRRRRQCEKCKFKFTTFEKVESTPLVVVKKNGSNQVFDRNKISRGLVRAAEKRNISQDVLNKIVDEIEEHIRLSSEYEVTTRQIGDMVMKKLAVVDEVAYIRFASVYREFSSIDVFLSELQSMSRKNKKKKSKIDKNSN from the coding sequence TTGAAATGTCCTAACTGCGGTTATGCCGATACAAGAGTTGTTGATAGTAGACCAACAAAACTAAATACGGCAATTAGAAGAAGAAGACAATGTGAAAAATGTAAATTTAAATTCACTACTTTTGAAAAAGTAGAGTCTACTCCTTTAGTAGTTGTCAAAAAAAATGGTTCTAATCAAGTCTTTGATCGAAATAAAATATCAAGAGGACTAGTTAGAGCTGCTGAAAAAAGAAATATTAGTCAGGATGTTCTAAATAAGATTGTTGATGAAATTGAAGAGCATATTAGATTAAGCAGTGAATACGAAGTAACAACGAGACAAATTGGAGATATGGTTATGAAAAAACTTGCAGTTGTTGATGAAGTTGCATACATCAGGTTCGCTAGTGTTTACCGTGAATTTTCAAGCATTGATGTGTTTTTATCAGAATTACAAAGCATGTCTCGAAAAAATAAAAAGAAAAAATCCAAAATTGATAAAAATTCAAATTAA
- the thrS gene encoding threonine--tRNA ligase — protein MMVKITLPSGDTKEYTNNISVLEAAKEISPSLAKKTVFATVNGIDQPLNFKLENDANLVLHTKEEEASLNSLRATASFFLGHAIKSFNSEAVLGDCGFSDDGFYYDSDIPSGQISADDLPAITEILNKDIKEKSTLTSIHTSIDDAINEFKDNTYKVELLKSLKVKDVYINSWNGFKDFSTVPLYTNYDQIKYFKLLFVAGAYFLGKSSNKMFQRVAGTAFFSQKELDEDEEKREIARSHDHRVLGQQLDLFFVDPKIGAGLPYWLPKGATIRRIVERYIIDKEVAAGYEHVYTPVLANLDLYKTSGHWAHYREDMFPPMDMGDDELLELRPMNCPSHIEVYKHKPRSYRDLPFRIAELGMMHRYEKSGALSGLQRVREMTLNDGHTFVALDQIQDEFKKVLKLMMEVYRDFDIKDYKFRLSYRDKANTEKYFDDDEMWNRSQSMLKGAMDDLGLDYYEAEGEAAFYGPKLDVQTKTAMGNEETMSTIQLDFMQPERFKLTYVGADGEDHRPVMIHRGIVGTMERFVSYLIEIYMGAFPTWLAPIQVDVIPVNNEHHSDYAKKIEDDLKKSGLRVQTDLRNEKMNYKIRESQTQKIPYTLIVGDNEKNAGEVTVRQYGKEEQLTMSEESFIKLISEDVANFSRETK, from the coding sequence ATTATGGTAAAAATAACTTTACCCAGTGGTGACACTAAGGAATACACAAATAACATTTCTGTTTTAGAAGCAGCAAAAGAAATCAGTCCTAGTTTAGCTAAAAAAACAGTTTTTGCTACTGTTAATGGAATTGATCAACCCCTTAATTTTAAGCTTGAAAATGATGCAAATTTAGTTTTGCATACCAAAGAAGAAGAGGCCAGTCTTAATAGTTTAAGAGCAACCGCATCTTTTTTTCTAGGTCATGCAATAAAAAGTTTTAATTCTGAAGCAGTTTTAGGTGACTGTGGCTTTTCAGATGACGGATTTTATTACGATAGTGATATTCCCTCAGGACAAATATCTGCTGATGACTTACCAGCAATAACTGAAATTCTTAATAAAGATATTAAGGAAAAAAGCACTTTAACAAGTATTCATACAAGTATTGATGATGCTATTAATGAATTTAAAGATAATACTTACAAAGTTGAACTTCTAAAATCTCTTAAAGTTAAAGATGTTTATATTAATAGTTGGAATGGATTTAAGGATTTTTCAACTGTTCCGCTTTATACGAATTACGACCAAATTAAATATTTTAAGCTCTTATTTGTAGCAGGAGCTTATTTCTTAGGTAAGTCAAGTAATAAAATGTTTCAAAGAGTTGCAGGCACTGCATTCTTTAGCCAAAAAGAACTTGACGAAGATGAAGAAAAGAGAGAAATTGCACGTTCTCACGATCACAGAGTTCTTGGCCAACAACTTGATCTTTTCTTTGTTGACCCTAAAATTGGTGCTGGTCTTCCATACTGGTTACCAAAAGGAGCAACGATTAGAAGAATTGTTGAAAGATACATTATTGACAAAGAAGTCGCTGCAGGATACGAACATGTATACACTCCAGTATTAGCTAATCTTGATCTTTACAAAACATCTGGGCATTGGGCTCATTATCGCGAAGATATGTTTCCTCCAATGGATATGGGAGATGATGAATTACTTGAACTTCGTCCGATGAATTGTCCTTCTCATATTGAAGTTTATAAACATAAGCCAAGAAGTTATCGAGACTTGCCTTTTAGAATTGCAGAGCTAGGCATGATGCACCGTTATGAAAAATCAGGCGCACTTTCTGGATTACAGCGCGTTCGAGAAATGACTCTTAATGACGGTCATACTTTTGTTGCACTAGATCAGATTCAAGACGAATTTAAAAAAGTTTTGAAATTAATGATGGAAGTATATCGAGATTTTGATATTAAGGATTATAAATTCCGTTTAAGTTATCGTGATAAAGCTAACACTGAAAAGTACTTTGATGACGATGAGATGTGGAATCGTTCACAATCAATGCTTAAAGGTGCGATGGATGATTTAGGACTTGATTATTACGAAGCAGAGGGAGAAGCAGCTTTTTACGGTCCAAAATTAGATGTTCAAACTAAAACTGCAATGGGAAATGAAGAGACAATGTCTACTATTCAACTTGATTTCATGCAGCCTGAAAGATTTAAATTAACTTATGTGGGAGCTGATGGTGAAGATCATCGACCAGTAATGATTCATCGTGGAATTGTTGGAACAATGGAACGATTCGTATCTTATTTAATTGAAATCTATATGGGTGCATTTCCTACCTGGCTTGCTCCAATTCAAGTTGATGTGATTCCTGTAAATAATGAACACCATAGTGATTACGCTAAAAAAATCGAAGATGATTTGAAAAAGAGTGGTTTAAGAGTCCAGACGGATTTACGTAATGAAAAAATGAACTATAAAATTCGTGAAAGTCAGACTCAAAAAATCCCTTATACTTTAATTGTCGGGGATAATGAAAAGAATGCTGGAGAAGTTACTGTTCGTCAATATGGTAAAGAAGAACAGCTAACAATGTCTGAAGAATCCTTCATTAAATTAATCAGTGAAGACGTTGCTAATTTTAGTCGCGAAACTAAATAG
- the dnaI gene encoding primosomal protein DnaI → MKNISSVLKEYMQTHNMAPRYQELLKNILQDPDVLSFLDKNKIDQNSVVFKRGIIKIFEFYDAKQESDSNYLPKLLLQNNQIQVEYYPSEELIKKQKSEQRNQLFHLLYLPENIKQANFESFEQAGRENAYLEAIQFTNQLIAQPTKFIKSPYFFGKFGVGKTYLLGAIANDLANNNIETLFVHVPTLVVELKNSIGNNSLADLINKIRTFPILILDDIGAENLSSWVRDDIFGTILQYRMDARLPTLFSSNFNLSELEDHLRETRDEYDLVKARRIIERIKFLSTETEIYGKNRRE, encoded by the coding sequence TTGAAAAATATTTCAAGTGTTTTAAAAGAGTATATGCAAACACACAACATGGCCCCTCGGTATCAGGAATTATTAAAAAATATCTTACAAGACCCGGATGTTTTATCTTTTTTAGATAAAAATAAGATTGATCAAAACTCTGTTGTATTTAAACGAGGAATTATTAAGATTTTTGAGTTTTATGATGCCAAGCAAGAATCTGATTCCAATTATTTGCCGAAACTTCTGCTTCAAAATAATCAAATTCAAGTTGAATATTATCCAAGTGAAGAATTAATTAAAAAACAAAAATCAGAACAAAGAAATCAACTTTTTCACTTACTATATCTTCCAGAGAATATTAAACAAGCAAATTTTGAATCGTTTGAACAGGCTGGACGAGAAAATGCATATTTAGAGGCAATTCAATTTACTAATCAATTAATAGCGCAACCAACAAAATTTATTAAAAGTCCATATTTTTTTGGTAAATTTGGAGTGGGAAAAACATATTTATTGGGAGCGATCGCCAATGATCTTGCAAATAATAATATTGAAACGTTATTTGTCCATGTTCCAACGCTTGTTGTCGAATTAAAAAACTCAATCGGCAATAATTCTTTAGCGGACTTAATTAATAAAATCCGCACTTTCCCAATTTTAATTCTTGACGACATTGGCGCAGAAAACTTAAGTTCATGGGTTAGAGATGATATTTTTGGAACAATTCTTCAATATCGAATGGACGCACGCTTACCAACACTTTTTTCTTCGAATTTCAATTTATCTGAATTGGAAGATCATCTTCGCGAAACTCGTGATGAGTATGACCTTGTTAAAGCCCGCAGAATTATTGAAAGAATTAAATTTCTTAGTACAGAAACAGAAATTTATGGAAAAAATCGGCGAGAATAA
- a CDS encoding DnaD domain protein: protein MDEHQLHPRDGFLVTNINYFSDFSNQVLTDLYLPIIGSKPYTLYLYLWSLTSKKIVSIDRYQHTRLINSVGESIEEIKNSLVKLEGIGLIRTFFKKDIIGTLFLYELSSPVSPDRFFSDDLLSAYLCETVGEKDYSDLLEKYTLHPANKEKFTEITASFFDVFNLDSVNFVNQKSNLNYQEERIPNHQKFDQKLFLTLMEKYGIEDTIINQNLRQFQDLSSFYNVNELELSNAIINSNCIQKDHFSNDKLIAYFNQRTSNKKFDPKKVSDDDLQDLNEADKKIIEKATSLSPLNFLKLMKEQFGGYITNSEASILQKLVRRQVLPNELINIMMYYEAKNYPTISQRVSDTIANDWLKHQIQSPAEALKYINNFKNKKPKKSVYFDKRKKPVPKWFNEDNQSNIERKNQPDVNDMIKKEERRRKMLEGKNN, encoded by the coding sequence ATGGATGAACACCAGTTGCATCCGAGAGATGGCTTTTTAGTAACCAATATTAATTATTTTTCTGATTTTAGTAATCAAGTGCTGACTGATCTGTATTTGCCCATTATTGGCAGTAAACCTTATACTTTATATCTGTACTTATGGAGCTTGACCTCTAAAAAAATAGTGTCAATCGATCGTTATCAGCATACTCGTTTAATTAATTCTGTTGGCGAAAGCATTGAAGAAATTAAAAATTCATTAGTTAAACTTGAAGGAATTGGTTTAATTCGAACTTTTTTTAAAAAAGACATTATTGGAACGCTTTTTTTATATGAGTTATCTTCACCTGTAAGCCCTGATCGTTTTTTTAGTGATGATCTTTTATCTGCTTATCTTTGTGAAACTGTAGGCGAAAAAGACTATTCAGATTTATTAGAAAAATATACTCTTCATCCAGCAAATAAAGAAAAATTTACTGAAATTACGGCTTCTTTTTTTGATGTATTTAATTTAGACAGCGTTAATTTTGTAAACCAAAAGTCTAACCTAAATTACCAAGAAGAAAGAATTCCTAATCATCAGAAGTTTGATCAAAAGTTATTTCTAACTTTAATGGAAAAATATGGAATTGAAGATACAATTATTAATCAGAATTTAAGACAATTTCAAGATTTATCCTCTTTTTATAACGTGAACGAGCTAGAGTTATCCAATGCAATTATCAATTCAAATTGCATTCAAAAGGATCATTTTTCTAATGATAAATTGATAGCTTACTTTAATCAGAGAACAAGTAATAAAAAATTTGATCCTAAAAAAGTATCCGATGATGATTTACAAGATCTTAACGAAGCTGACAAAAAGATTATTGAAAAAGCTACTTCTTTATCACCGTTAAATTTTTTAAAACTTATGAAAGAGCAGTTCGGCGGATACATCACAAATTCTGAAGCGTCGATTCTTCAAAAACTGGTTCGAAGGCAAGTTTTACCTAATGAATTGATTAACATTATGATGTATTATGAAGCCAAAAATTATCCAACTATTTCTCAAAGGGTTTCAGATACAATTGCTAATGATTGGTTAAAGCATCAGATTCAAAGCCCAGCAGAAGCTTTAAAATACATCAACAACTTTAAAAATAAAAAGCCCAAAAAATCAGTTTATTTTGATAAACGAAAGAAACCTGTTCCTAAATGGTTTAACGAAGATAATCAATCAAATATTGAGAGAAAAAATCAACCTGATGTCAATGACATGATAAAAAAAGAAGAACGTAGACGTAAGATGTTAGAGGGGAAAAATAATTGA
- the murC gene encoding UDP-N-acetylmuramate--L-alanine ligase, protein MIDRNGNYFIIGIKGSGLSALAAIMQNDGLKVAGSDIPDYVFTQDKLEEEGIPVYPFDPDNIKVGQIIIQGNSFNENHPEVKKAQELGLPIMRYHEFLGEYLKDYTSIGVSGAHGKTTTTGLLSNILNKKEKINYLIGDGSGQGNPKSNLFVFEADEYERHFTKYYPDYLIITNIDFDHPDYFKDLSDVVDAFNTIANQTKKLIVAFGDDSNTHKLETNCPIKYFGFKLENQVQIVITERKTNTTIFKLVEKDQTLGTFETSLPGHQYVIDTAAAILIAKELKLSNKLIQQQISNFKGVKRRFNISNFKDVTIIDDYAHHPNEIAASIDSARQMFPNQKLTVVFQPHTYTRTAKYLNDYGKVLSAADKIFITDIFSSPREKSGSVTNKDIVNLIGNKAETIRTDDLEHLTQIKNGVILFMGAGDIQKYEKAYLKDYRS, encoded by the coding sequence ATGATCGATCGTAATGGAAATTATTTTATTATTGGAATTAAAGGCTCTGGTCTTAGCGCATTAGCTGCAATCATGCAAAATGATGGACTGAAAGTTGCTGGTTCTGATATTCCAGATTATGTCTTTACCCAAGATAAATTAGAAGAAGAAGGAATTCCTGTTTATCCCTTTGATCCAGATAATATTAAGGTTGGGCAAATCATAATTCAGGGAAATTCTTTTAATGAAAACCACCCCGAAGTTAAAAAAGCTCAAGAATTGGGTTTGCCAATAATGCGCTATCATGAATTCTTAGGGGAATATCTCAAAGATTATACTTCGATCGGAGTTTCAGGAGCCCACGGAAAAACTACAACGACGGGTTTGCTTTCTAATATTTTAAATAAAAAAGAAAAAATTAATTATTTGATCGGCGATGGATCTGGACAAGGAAATCCAAAATCTAATCTTTTTGTTTTTGAAGCAGATGAATATGAACGCCATTTTACAAAATATTATCCAGATTATTTAATTATCACAAATATTGACTTTGATCATCCGGACTATTTCAAAGATCTCTCTGACGTAGTAGATGCTTTTAATACAATTGCGAACCAAACAAAAAAATTAATTGTGGCTTTTGGTGATGATTCAAATACTCATAAATTAGAAACTAATTGTCCGATTAAATATTTTGGATTTAAACTGGAAAACCAAGTCCAAATTGTTATTACGGAAAGAAAGACTAATACAACTATTTTTAAACTAGTTGAAAAAGATCAAACGTTAGGGACGTTTGAAACAAGTTTACCTGGACATCAATATGTTATTGATACTGCTGCTGCCATTTTGATTGCAAAAGAGTTAAAGCTTTCTAATAAGCTCATTCAACAACAAATTAGTAATTTTAAAGGAGTAAAAAGACGATTTAATATTTCTAATTTTAAAGATGTAACTATAATAGACGATTATGCTCATCACCCTAATGAAATTGCAGCTTCTATCGATTCTGCCCGTCAAATGTTTCCAAATCAAAAATTGACGGTAGTTTTTCAACCACATACTTATACAAGAACTGCTAAATATTTAAATGATTATGGAAAAGTCTTATCTGCTGCAGATAAAATTTTTATTACTGATATTTTTTCTTCTCCTCGAGAAAAATCAGGCAGTGTGACTAACAAAGATATCGTTAATTTGATCGGAAATAAAGCAGAGACTATCAGAACTGATGACCTCGAACATTTAACTCAAATAAAAAACGGAGTTATTTTATTTATGGGAGCAGGAGACATTCAGAAATATGAAAAAGCTTATTTAAAAGATTACCGTTCTTAA